DNA sequence from the Sulfurimonas sp. HSL3-1 genome:
CTTTACGCCGATCCCGCCGTTTATGCAGGAGCTGCTCTCTGCCGGTGGCCTGATGAACTATGCCGAAGAAGAGATCAAAGCAGGAGGAAAAGCATGAAAACCTATAACATTGCCCTGATCAAAGGGGACGGGATCGGTCCCGAGATCATCGACGAAGCGGTCAAGGTGCTCGATGCCGTTGCCGCCCGGTTCGATTTCTCCATGCGTTATGAAGAGGTCCTGATGGGCGGAAGCGCCTACGACGTGACCGGCGATCCGCTGCCCCAGGAGACGATCAATGTCTCCTTGAATGCCGACGCGGTCCTTTTCGGCGCCATCGGCGGTGAAAAGTGGGACAACCTGCCGCGCGAAAAGCGCCCGGAGAGCGGCCTGCTGCGTTTCCGCAAAGAGCTCGGCGTTTTCGCCAACCTGCGCCCGGCCGTCGTCTACGACGAACTGGTCAACGCCAGCTCCCTCAAGCCCGAAGTCGTCAAAGGCGTCGACCTGATGGTCGTGCGTGAACTGATCGGCGGTATCTATTTCGGCGAACCCAAAGGTTGGGAAGGGGACAAGGCCTACAACACGATGGTCTATACGAAGCCGGAGGTTGTGCGCATCGCCCACACGGCGTTCAAGATTGCGATGGAACGCGGCAAAAAGGTCTGCTCCGTCGACAAGGCGAACGTCCTCGACGTCTCCCAGATGTGGCGCGAGACCGTCGAAGAGGTCGCCAAAGAGTACCCGGAAGTCTCCCTGTCGCACATGTACGTCGATAATGCCGCGATGCAGCTGATCCGCGACCCGAAACAATTCGACGTCATCCTGACGGGGAACATTTTCGGCGACATCCTCAGCGACGAGGCGAGCATGCTCTCGGGCTCTATCGGGCTGCTCCCCTCCGCCTCTGTCGGCGCGAAGATCGGCGTCTATGAGCCGATCCACGGTTCGGCACCGGACATCGCGGGGCAGGGGATCGCCAACCCGATCGCGACGATCGCCAGCGCGTCGATGATGCTCCGATTCGCCCTGGGCGAAAACGAGGCGGCGGACCGTATCGACGCGGCTATCAAGCATGCCCTCAAAGACGGCTACCGTACGCGCGACCTCGCCAACTACGATGCCAAAGAGCTCTGCTCCACCAGTGAAATGGGTGACATCATCGCCAACTACGCGGCCAAAGAATGAAAGAGTACCGGGTACTGATCGATTGTCGTGACGAAAAAGGGCTCGTCTATAAAGTTTCGAGCATCTTTTTCAAGTACGACCTGAACATCCTCTCCAACAGCGAGTTTGTCGACAGCGAAACGAACCTCTTCTTTATGCGCAGCGTCGTCAGCGGTTTCATCGACGGCAACGACCTGGAGAAGGAGCTGCGCGCCGTGCTGCCGGAAAAGGCGAACCTGCGTATCGTTTCCCCGGAGAAGAAGAACATTGTTTTGATGGTCACAAAGGAGTCCCACGCCCTGGGGGACCTGCTGATCCGCTACGAGGCCGGCGAACTCGACGCCAATATCCTCGGGGTCGTTTCCAACTACGATCTGCTCGAACCGCTGATCGAAAAATTTGGCATCCCTTTCTATACGGTGTCGCACGAGGGGCTCAGCCGTGACGATCACGAACAGAAGGTGCTCGAGTGCCTGGCCGCTTTCGGCGAGATCGACTATATCGTCCTGGCGAAGTACATGCGTATCCTCACGCCGAACTTCGTCGAGGTCTACGCCAACAAGATCCTTAACATCCACCACTCTTTCCTGCCGGCGTTTATCGGGGCGAACCCCTACAAACAGGCGTATGAGCGCGGGGTGAAGATCATCGGGGCGACGGCGCACTTCGTCAACAACGACCTCGACGAAGGGCCGATCATCTCCCAGGACGTCAAGCATGTCGACCATGCCCACAACTGGCAGGAGATGCAGCGTCTCGGACGCGATATCGAGAAGATCGTCCTTTCCCGGGCCGTACGCCTGGCCCTCGAGGACCGTATCTTCGTCTACGGGAACCGGACCGTTATTTTTTAACTAAACGCCAAATGAACAAAGTCCATTTGTCTACGCTGCCGCTAAGGCTACTTCGGCAGTAGGCCCACGCGCTTTGCGCTTTTAAAGGCACTCATGTTTAACATCGTTCTTGTCCATCCGCAGATCCCCAACAACACCGGCGCCATCGGGCGCCTCTGCGTCAACACGGGTGCCACGCTGCACCTGATCGAGCCGCTGGGATTCGATATCAGCGAAAAGGCGGTCCGGCGGGCGGGGCTGGATTACTGGCACAAGATCGACCTGCATGTCTGGGAGAGCCTGGAGGCGTTTACCGCAGCGCACCCCGATGCCGCGCGGTACCACCTGGCGACGACCAAGACGGAGCAGCCCTATTTCGAGCATACCTTCCGGGAAGGGGACTACCTCTTTTTCGGCAGCGAGACCGCCGGGATCCCCGCCGAGCTTCTCAACGCGCATCCGGAAGCCTGCATGACAATCCCCATGACGCGGGAGGGGCGCAGCCTCAACCTGGCGATCAGCTGTGGGATTATCCTCTATAAGGCGATTGAACAGAACTTTGAGACCTATAAGGAGATGATGTGAACGGGGTAATCGATACGATCATGCTGATCCTCTTTGTGCTTTTCATGTTTATGATTTTCGGCGGTTACCATCGCCAGAAATTCGAAGAGCGCGAAAAAGAGGAAAAACGCAAAGAGGCGGAGGAAGAATCCGCGTCATCCGATACAAAGGCCTAGGCTCAGAGCAGCCTGTCGGCCAATCTTTCCAGAGAGTGTTCAAACTTCTCAAACCATGATTCCGCTTTTCTGATCATCTGTGCCATGGGAGCTCCCTTTGTCATTCGATTTGACCTATTGTAGGACTGCATGACATCTTTCTTTTCAAATATTGCAATTTGACATATAATTTTGCTACGATCTTACATCGCTATACCATTATGCTATACAAAACAACGCGTAAAAGAAGGAGCTGAAGATGAAAGAGTTTGCCGACATCGTCGAGGAGATCAAAGATATCGTTTCCGGCGAGCTTCCTGGGAAAAAAGTGTTCGACAAGGATGTCGCCTCCCTGCTCGGGATCTCGCAAATGAACTTTGCCACCCTGAAAAAACGCAACAAGATCCCCTATGAGGAGCTGCTGAACTTCTGCGCCAAACGCTCCATCGCGATCAACTGGCTGCTCTTCGGCCAGTCGCCCGAAAGCCTGATCGAACCGACCAACAAGTTCTATATGGTCCGCTATTTCAGCGAGATCAGCGCCTCGGCCGGCGGCGGGGCGGACGTGTTCGACGAGGGCTCCGAACCGATGATGCTGAGCGGGAATTTCGTGCAGACCCTCGGCGGGGAGCAGGAGCTTCGCTTCATCGAGGCGATCAATGTCAGCGGGGATTCGATGGAACCGACCTTCAGCTACGGCGACATCATCTTTGTCAACCGCAGCAAAAAGGATATCGGCCGGGGCGGGATTTTTACCATCAATACCGAAGGCGGCCTTTTCATCAAACGCCTCCACAAGCGAATAGATGGTAAAATCGACATTATTTCTGACAATAAAGAGTACCCCGTCCAGACCGCCGCTCCCGATGCCATCGAGATCATCGGACGCGTTGTCGGGCGGTTCGGTCAGGTCGATTAACCGTCCCAGGGGCGGGAACCGGAGAGAAGATGTTTTCCCACCCACGCCCTTTGACCGCCCTGGCGGCAGCCCTCCTGGCCCTGTCGCTGGGCGGCTGTACCCCCAAAATGCTCCGGGACACGGCGGCCGAAACGCCGCTTCCCCCTCTCGCCGGCGTCGAGGACCTTCAGCGTTTCCCCCAGACGATCGATCCCTACCTTATCCGGCTGCAGGAGCGCAACGCAACGCTGCCGGTACAACAAGGGTACGAAAGCACCTATTACAAGGTGTGGGACGACGCGTATACGCCCGAAGCGCTCGAAGAGGTCAAGTGGCCCTTTGATGTCTACCGTCCCGAAAACGCCTACGGACAGAACCTCCAGCCCCTCTCGCAGGCATGGTTCTATGCGATGCTGCGCGAAGCGAACTGGCAGGCGTACGGCAGCACTGCCGGCCGTGCCGTGGCGCTGCGCCGCCTGGATCTGCGCAACTTCCCGACGGAGAAGCCCCTGTTTCGCGACCCCTCGGTGGCCGGGGAGGGGTTCCCCTTTGATTACCTGCAGAACAGTACCGTTTTCGCTGGCGAACCGCTCTATATTTCGCACTACTCCCGAAGCGGGGCATGGGCCTACGTCATGACCTCCTACGCGACGGGCTGGGTCCCCGTCGACCGCATTGCCCCCGTCGGCAGAGCGGAGCGGGAGGTCCTGCGGGCACAGCCTCTGCTGGGGCTGCTCGAAGACCGCATGCCGATCCACTCCCTGCGGGGACGCTATATGTTCGAAGGGTATGTGGGCATGGTCCTGCCGCTGCAGCAAAAAAGCGCGGCGCAGTGGCGCGTCGACCCGGCGGGCCACGCCGGGACCGCAGAGATCCGGCGGGAAGCAGCGGCGCCGCTCCCGCTCACCTTCACCCGCGAAAACATGCGCCGGGTCATTGCGCCGATGATGCAGACAAAATACGGCTGGGGCGGGCTGTACGGCGAGCGGGACTGCTCCTCGACGCTGCGGGACATCTTCGCCCCCTTCGGCCTCTGGTTGCCGCGAAACTCCTACAAGCAGTCCAGGCTCGGGAAGGTTATCTCGTTCGAAGGCCTTGACGACGCCGCGAAACTCGCCAAGATCGCTGCGGAGGGGAGACCCTTCGAGACGCTGCTCTACCTCAAAGGGCACATCCTGCTCTACCTGGGCGTCTACGACGGCGAGCCTGCGGTCCTTCACACGGTCTGGGGCGTCAAAACCGTTGACGACGAGGGGAACTTCGGCCGCCACATTATCGGCAAGACCGTCATCTCATCCCTGCGCCTGGGTCACGAACTGGAAGGGTACAGCGACGAATACTCTCTGCTGCATAAAGTGGAAAGTATGAATTTCGTTTTTGAAGAGGAAGAGGAGTAGGTACCGCGGAAGCGGTACCTAGTGAAGGTCGGCGTTGAGCTTGACCTCGCGGCGGGAGCGCAGGGCGATCATCTCGCCGGTAAAGGAGTCCTGGCGGTAGTGGATGCCGTTGAGACCGGCAAGCTCTTTCCCTTTGAACCAGTCGCCTTCGAGCTCGACGCCCGGATTGGCGGCTTTGATCTTCTCGAGCTCTTCGTATTCGATAAGGAACTTCGTCCCTTCGAGGATCGCGATACCCGCATCGATGATACAGGCGTCTCCCAGCGGGATGCCGCAGACGGAGTTGGCGCCGAGGAGGCAGTTCTTGCCGATGGAAATCGGGTTGCCGTCGGTGCCGCTGAGGACACCGAGGATGGAAGCGCCGCCGCCCACATCGGAACCGTCGCCGACGACCGCGGAGCTGGAGATGCGCCCCTCGACCATGCTCACGCCCGTCGTACCGGCATTGAAGTTGATGTAGCTTGCCCCCGGCATAACGGTCGTACCGGCATGCAGCTGGGCACCGAAGCGGACTTTGGACGTTTCAAGGATACGGGTATTGTCCGCCGGGATGATGTGCTGCAGGAAGCGCGGGAATTTGTCGACGAAGTCGATGTGCGGGTACTGGCCGGAGAACTTGAGCTCGATCTCGTTTTCGCGGAGCCAGTCGAGTTCGATCGGCTGGCCGTCGCTCCAGGCGACGTTCGGCAGGGCGCCGAACGCGCCGTTCAGGTTGATGCTGCGCAGGGCAACCTTGCCCAGGGACATCGCGTAGAGCTTCAGGTAGGTTGCCTCGACGCTCTGGCACGGCGCATCATTGAAAATGAAGACAACGCGGAACTCGCCGTCGCGCATGCCGCTCTCTTTGATCTGGTTGTACAGCGCAGAGATCACCTGGATGTTCTTGTGGGCATCGCCGTAGGCCTCGTCCGCATAAGGCGTGAAGGCGTTGAGACAGCTCTCGAGGAAAGGCAGGGTGACGTTGCAGATCGCTTCGTCGCCGCTGATATCCACCGGGCAGCCGCTCTCTTTGAGCGCCTCCATGAAGATCGCCGCGCTGCCGAAGTTCTCGTCCCAGTTGACGACCGGGTAGGTCGCCTGCAGGATCTTGTCGGTGTTCAGTTGTCCGAAATCGACCCGGCAGATACCGAAGGCGACCGGTGCCTTGTACCCTTCGCCGTTTTGAATGTCAGCCACTTTGGCCTTGAATGCGTCTGCAGTTTCAATCATTTCCATTCACTCTATCCTTGAATTTTTTCGGAATTCTAACACAGACCAGCTCTGATAACCCTGCATCTGACTTGGCAGCGGGATTTTCTAAGGCGCGTATTAAGGCGCTTCATTGATGCAAAACCGAAGCTGTCGGTTAGAAGTTGCGGTGTTATACTTTCGCAAAGGATTGAAGCAATGAGCAACTGGTCGACGTTACTGCAGTCGGATGACTATCTCGGTGTCAAGAAGAGCCTCAAAGAGGGCGCCGACGTCAATGAAAAAAGCGAGCACGGGGAGTCGGTGATCGCCCAGGCGCTGCGCCTGCGCTGCAGCGATGAGCTGCTGGAACTACTGGTCGGGGCGGGCGCGGACCTCTTTGATGCCGATGATGAGGGTGTGAGCGTTTTTGATGTCGCGATCACCTATAACAACCCGGCAATGGTGCGCAAGATCATCGCTGAAGGGGTCGACGTCAACGAGACCCGCCGGGCCAGCGGCTTTACCCCGCTGATGGCCGCCGTCTGCTATAACCGCAAAGAGATCGTCGAGCTTCTCATGGCGAACGGAGCGGATACCGCCATAACGGACAAGCTGGGGCTGACCGGCGCCGATTACGCCCGCAAAACCCATCGCAAACAGATGCTCGGCCTGTTGGGGGAAGAGGGGGCAGAGTGATGGAACAGATCAAAACCGTCTTTCTTCTCTCCTCGCTGGCGGTGCTGTTCGTGATGCTCGGCGGCTATTTCGGCGGCATGAACGGGGCGCTGATCGGCCTGCTGCTTGCCGGCGGGATGAATTTCTACGCCTATTTTTATTCGGACAAGATGCTGCTGCGGCACTACCACGCCGAACCGGTCACGCCGGAGCAGAACCCTCGCCTCTACCGCATCATCAGCTCCCTCGCGCACAAGGCGGACCTTCCGGTCCCGGCGATGTATATCATCCGCGAGCAGACCCCGAATGCCTTTGCCACGGGGCGCGATCCGGCACACGCCGCCGTCGCGATTACCGAGGGATTGCTGCAGATGCTTGACGATGAGGAGGTCGAAGCCGTTATGGCCCATGAGCTCTCCCACGTCAAACACCGGGATATGCTCATTGCCACGGTGGCCGCCTCCATTGCCGGTGCCATTGCGATGATCGCCAATATGATGCAGTTCGGGGCGATGTTCGGCAACAACCGCGGGCGCAACCCCATCGTCATGATCGCATTGGCGCTACTGCTGCCCCTGGCGGCCAGCGTCATCCAGATGACCATAAGCCGCTCCCGGGAGTTTATGGCCGATGCCGGCTCCGCGCGGATCACGGGGCACCCCGAGTGGCTGCAGCGGGCCTTGCGCAAACTGGAGACCTACAACACCCGCGGCAGCGTACAGGGCGCGACCCCGGAGAACGCCCACCTCTTTATCGTCTCACCCTTCGGCGGCAAACGGCTCTCTTTCGGGGAGCTATTCCGCACCCACCCGACGACGGAGCAGCGCATCGCCCGCCTTGAACTCCTCAAAACGGGGAACAGTCCGAAACCTTTCGAGCGCCACTACCGCTAAAAAAGCTTCTCCTGCCGCTCGTTCTCGAGGGGCTTGCGTTTTTCCTTGCTCAACCACTCTTCTAGCAGGTGCTCGACGACTTTGCTCAGGCTCATCTTATAGCGCTGCCGCGCGTATTTCATGCTTTCGTTCCAGACCTCTTTGTCGACGATGAGCGAGCGGGTTATCTCATTTTTCGGCTTCATGATATCATCCAATATTAATTATATACAAAATTATATAGTAATTTTTAGGATGCGTCAAATAGGGGATGACGGTTAAAGCCTTTTTAAAAAAGGGGAGAATAGAATGGTTGCCAAGGAGTGTCTATGAACCTGTCCAACGTTATCTCCGGCTTCTTCATTATCCTCGCACTGACGACGAACTTCGGTTTCTTTTACGGTGATCCGACGGTCATTGACGAGCACAGCCGGTATGAGCTTTTCGCGGCGATTATCTTCAACCTGATCGCGACCGTCTACAAACTGGGGGACAAGACGCAGATCGGCGCCGTATTGCTGGCGACGAGCCTGGTGGCCGATATCCAGCTCATCAGCTCCGCGTCGGTCTGGGCCTTCGGCGAATACGTCGTCGGCATGAACACGGAGGTGGTCGTCGCGATCATCTCGCTCTCGGGCGGGGCCATGATCGCCAATATCGTTTCCGTCATCCTCTTCACAGCGGAAACCATCAAATCGAAGCGCTGAGGCCGTGGACAATACCGCGCTTTTCCTGATCATCCGGCGCCTGCGGGTGCCGATGTTCGTGCTGATCACGACCTTTGGCATCTCCATCCTGGGCATGGTGCTTATCCCCGGCGTGGACGAGCAGGGACGGCCCTACCATCTGACTTTCTTTGACGCCTTCTATTTTGTCACCTATACCGCGTCGACGATCGGTTTCGGGGAGACGCCCTACAGCTTTACCTACCCGCAGCGTCTCTGGGTCTCTTTTTCCATCTACCTCTCCGTCATCGGGTGGTTCTACGCCATCGGCGCCATCGTTGCCCTGATGCAGGACAAGGTGCTCGCATCCCAGATCGACCTCTCGAAGTTCAAAGGCAAAATCCACGGCATCCGCGAACCTTTCATCATCTTCGTCGGCTACAACCTCCTGGCCAAAAGCATTATCCGCAAACTGAGCGACGAAGGGATCCAGTCCGTCGTTATCGAGAACGACGCGATGCGCATCGACGAAATGGTCCTGGCGAACTACACGCTGGAGATCCCGGCGCTGCACGGCGACATCAACGACCCGGACGTGCTACGCATGGCCGGTGTCAACAAGCCCCTGTGCCAGGCGGTTGTCTCCCTCTCCAGCGACGATGCGATGAACCTGCATACGGCCATGGCGGCCAAACTGCTCAATCCCCACGTGAAGGTGATCGTCGAGGCGACCTACGAGGAGTATGCGGAGAACCTCAATACCATCGGGATCGAGATCGTCGAAAACCCTTTCAAAATCGTGGCCAAGCGGCTGTACATGGGGCTGCGCGCCCCCTCGCTGCTGATGCTGGAGCAGTGGATCTACGGCGAACCGCTGCAGCTGCACCCCCGTGACATGATCCCCACCGAGGGCAAATACATTGTCTGCGGCTACGGCCGGATGGGCAAGGCGCTGCGCATCGCGCTCAAGCGTGCCGGCATCGAGTACGTCTTTATCGAAACGAACCCAAAAAAGGTGCGCCAGATGCGCAAGGACGATGTCCACATCATGGTGGGGGAGGGGCAGGACAAAAAACTCCTGCTCGATGCCGGGGTCAAAGAGGCCTCCTGCATCATCGCCGGCATGAACGACGACTTTATCAACCTGAGCATCGTGATGGCGGCGAAGAAACTGAACCCCAACATCTTTACGGTTGCCCGTCAGAACAACATCCACGACGACAGCGTCTTCAAAGCCGCAGACATCGACCGGGTGACGATCGTCAAGAACCTGCTGATCAATCAGACCTATATCGCCATCGCGCGGCCGCTCAGCGAACGGTTCCTGCAGCTGATCAAGAACAAGGGGGCGGAGTGGGGCGACGGCCTCATCATCACCCTCAAACAGATCATCGGCGACAATCCCGACAAGCTGGAGACCGTCGTCGACGAAGAGCATGCATACGCGCTCTGCCGCCACCTGGAAAAAGGGGAAACGGCGGAGCTGGAGATCCTGCTCCGCAGCCGTAAAGATCACCGCTACTGCAACCGCGCCGTTGCGCTCTACCTGCGGCGCGGCGATGAGGATTTTCTGCTTCCGGACCCGGGGATGCCACTTCAAATCGGCGACCAGCTGCTGTTTGCCGGGGACAGGGAGTCATTCGAGGATATCGCCTACAGCATGGAGAATCTCTATGAGCTGCAGTATGTTCTCGAGGGTAAAAGCTGTGCCACCTCCGTCAGCTGCCGCCTGCATACGGGACGCTGATCAGACGATATCGATCACGCTGATCTCACTGGGGGCGAGCACCCGCAGCGGGGGTCCCCAGTAGCCCGTGCCCCGGCTGACATAGATCTGTTTGTCCGCATCGACGCGGTAGCGCCCCGCGAGGTAGGGCTGGTCGATCATCACCAGCAGGCCGAAGGGGAAAATCTGCCCGCCGTGGGTGTGGCCGCTAAGCATCAGGTCGTACGCCTTGTGCTGCATGACCCGCGTACTTTTGGGCTGATGGGAGAGGACGATCGTTTTCAAGGCGGGGTCACACTCCGCAAAAGCGGCTTCGACGTCGTAGGGCATTACCCCCATCCGTTTGGAGATCAGGTCGTTGACGCCGACGAGGTTGAACCGCTCGGCGATCTTCACGCTCTCATTGTCAAGCACGGTAATACCCAGTGCATCGCGCAGGTGCGCCACAATGGCCTCCACGCCGTGGAAATATTCGTGATTCCCGGTAATGAAGAAGGTCCCGAAGCGGGACTGCAGCGCTTTGAGGGGTTCGAGTTCCGCGGCAACGTGTTCGATCTTCCTGTCGACAAGGTCGCCGGTGATGACGACCATGTCGGGGCGCAGTGCATTGGTGCGCGTCACGCACGATTCAACGAACTCCCTGCGGATGTCCAGGCCGATGTGCATATCGCTGAGTTGGACGATACGGAAGGGCTCCGCATCCGTTTCGCCCAGTGCGATCTGTTCAAAACGGAGCATCGGGCGGCGCAGACCGCCGATCAGCCCATCAAGAAGGTAACTGACGGCGGCGATGATCATCGTGAGATCAAAGCCGATCTTGATGAAGCGGCGGCGTTCGGGCTGAAAAGGGATGCGCTCCGCGGCCGTATGCATCAGGTCATAGACGAGGGCGACGAAGAAGAGGATGAAGGTAACGCCGACGCTGCTGCTGAGCAGGTAATAGAGCAGCGGCGAATCGGGCAGGAGGTGGGTCAGGGTCTGAAAAACGAAAAAGACCTCGACGATGAAGAGGAAAAGCGCGGCGGCCCTCCACGCCCCGGGCGTTCCGAAGTGAAGTCGTCGCAAGAAACGGCGGTAGGCGTAGAGGTTCAGCGCGCCCATGACGGCGGTGAACACGAAGCCGAAAAGCAAAAAGCGTATCATGTGATCTGGAAGGCGATCTCTGCGTCGTGCAGAAAGTCGGTAAAGAGCGCGAACGCATCGTCAACGTCGGGGGTTTCGCTGCCGGCGACGGAGATCTCGACACGGGCGACACCGTCTCGTAGCATCGGAAGCGAAGAGAACTCGATCGCCTCCGGCACCTTTTTCATGACGTCGATCAGCGTGTTTTCGCTTGTCTCGGCGATCAATGTTCGGCGATGGAGGTGTTTGGGCTGGGAGAAGTGTCCTTTGATGGCGGCTTCGATCATAGGGTGTGCCATCTCCGGGAAGCCCGGTACGAAAAAGTAGCGGTTCTCCAGGGCAAAACCGGACATATTGTTGACGGGGTTTTTGAGCAGGGTGACGCCGACGGGCAGGTCCGCCATACGGATGCGGTGGGGACGGGCCTCGTCGCCGAAACGCTCGATAATGTCCTGCTCGAACTGGAAGTGGCGCCGCAGCGGCTTATCGGTAAAGACCTTCGCCGCGATGGGACGGGTCAGGTCGTCGGGGGTCGAACCGATCCCGCCGAAACTAAACAGTACGGCATCCGGATCGGCGAGGACCATGCGAT
Encoded proteins:
- a CDS encoding competence/damage-inducible protein A yields the protein MNTPHFYAVIIGTEILNGRRNDRHFAFLKEALGSYGHALYASLVIKDDASLIEATYRMVLADPDAVLFSFGGIGSTPDDLTRPIAAKVFTDKPLRRHFQFEQDIIERFGDEARPHRIRMADLPVGVTLLKNPVNNMSGFALENRYFFVPGFPEMAHPMIEAAIKGHFSQPKHLHRRTLIAETSENTLIDVMKKVPEAIEFSSLPMLRDGVARVEISVAGSETPDVDDAFALFTDFLHDAEIAFQIT